The sequence GGAGCTGATTGGATGGAATGTGTTTGATTCCTGAATAAATCTGTAGTTGTGGTATTTTGTTGTGTAGTGTGTGTCTTCAGTACCAGCTGTAGTACCACTGCAGAAGATGGCAGATATACAGGCATGGATAAGTAGTAAGTGAGCAGAGACAATGTagactacatacatgtatgtaagtttTTGTATGTGTATAGCCCTGTACTCCCTGAAGAAGCCATGACAGCTTAAACATGATAAGCTTTtagttttattcattttctcCTTTTCCATAGTCAACAGTCATAGATACAATATATGAAATCATTCACTTggtatagaaaaaaataaaaaagcatAGTCAGGAACAAAGTCCCATTTAGCAGGACTGTGAAACTCTGTTGCTTTTAATCTGGTTAAAACAAACATCAATCTAAAAATGGAGTGCCAATTTTCTAAATCATCCAATACATGGTTTCTAAATTAAGTTATAAATCATCCTTGTATCTGCACAAGACTTAGTCTAAAGTTCCATAACTAAAAAATTTATTCCAAAATGAATAGACTAAGACAATAGTAGGAGTAGAGACCACGTACAGACGACAGGTTCATCTGAAGCTACTCATCCACAAGTTCCCCATAGTAGGCTGTGACTGTCTTCAGCTTCCTGTTCAGGAAATTCTGCTCCActtccaccttccctcctggtccTGCTAGTGACACAAGCTGTACAGGGGGCAGAAGAATATGAAGAATATGCTAAGCtatcatatacatacaaacaacgTTTTTAGCAACAGcgaaatacagaaaacaaagGACAAATCTGGAAAGCTGAATTATGGTAGGGATTGAATCTAGGTCAATGCTTCTTCTTGTTTCCTAATTACCTGCTCAACATCTGCATTTCTCGGCACAAAGTAAGCAATGTTGTCTGTAATCTGCTTGGTCTTCTCAAATATCTCATAGGTAAAGGTGTTAAGGAGTCATCATATTGAAAATCTCTTGCAATAGACAATGTCTTGTCCACACATCAACTTACAGGTTAGTAAGTTCTGAAAGTGCAACTCCATTCTTCCCATCTCCACAGTAACATCAACAGCATGTCCGAAATAGGAATAGTTTTATAATTGAACATAATACATTGTGCATACAAAAAGAGtcatataaaataaaacatgaagtAGATGAAAAGGATATCCATCAGGAACGATCATAGTCTTGATGTCAAAGACGTCAGCTGTGAGGTAGTCTGGTCCCCCCCAGGGGGGGCTGAGGAACACCACATCAGCTTTCAGCCCCTCCGCCAGGTGCAGGTAGTCCCCCTGGAGAAACTCTATACGATCTGCCACTCCATATATGGCAGCATTGTGTCGGGCACACTCCAGCTTCACTGGGTCAATGTCTATGGCTATCACTGTTGAAGATAATTTGCATTCATGGACATATACACATAATCAGTAGTATAcagcaaaagaaacaaactttatcATAACCCCTAATATCATATGGTACTACCATGTAACATCCAGAATATGTAATTTGAGTATATCTGGAAGCCACAAACTTGTGGCTCTCATGGTGTTTAAgattttgaatgaaaatatgaaCAGTTAAGTTCAAGAAATATTGAGAGTGGCAACCAATGATACGCTTGGTAGATAACTTTATCAAAGTTGACAGCTCTATTGCAATATGTAAAATATTGTCACAAGCCTATTAAGCATTCTAAAATCAAAGCAAAAAAGTCCCATAAGCTACTCACCCCTCTCACAGGTGAAGGCAAACTGAATGGCATTCCCTCCCACTCCACAGAAGGCATCTATGATCAGGTCACAGCGGCATCTCTCTGCGATATGATGGGCAATCTTCTCAGGAGTCACAGAAAACCAACCCTCTGAAACATGGgatacacaaaacacacataattGTCACAGTATTCTTTTACTGGGGAAAAATGCATCAGACTCTgatatcataatacatgtacatgctgcaATCAGTTCACATATTACATATTTGAATACAGGAGACTTTGTATTCAAAGCTTGACTAATGTTTCCCCATCTGATAAAGTTGTTAGTTCAAGGACTTGTAGCAGAGCTTTTGAAGCATCAGTCAGatttaaacatacatgtagctgctgcatTTACCTCTGTCCATCTTGATGCCATGGTCAAATCTGGAGAAGAGCCTGTACCTCTGTGCCCAGTACTTCATTATCTCAGGATCATCTTTAACATCTGGTGGCATGGGGAGTGGAGGAGTCATTGGTcgtcttcttctcttctttcttcttttcttgagCGGGCTTGTGTTTATACCTGTGGTATCAACTACTGGAGCTTTAGGAGATGGGAGAGTTGGACTGTCCCTTATACATGGTGTAtcatctgtttgtctgtcccCCGTTACCTCTGTGTCAGTTTGGCGTGCATTTGTTATTTTACATGAGAGAGTGACATTGTCTGAAGAGTCGCTCTCACTTCCTGTCTCTTCAGTTTCACTTTCGTCTTTCTTGGTTTGCACGGGAGCTAATGTTGTCTCCTTGCTGATACTGTCCTCACTTTCACTATCACTTGAATCTGAAGAGCTAGAATCCTCTTCTGATGTTAGATGTCTGCTTTCCTTTTCTGCCAAGAAAGGTTTCCGTGCTTCGTTATCTTCTGCCTGTGATGTGGATGGTTGGGAGTCTAAGTCCTGAGATGAGTCCTCAGTTCCTGTTTCTGGATATTATACAGAAGATGACATTTTCAGAAGTGGGCACAAGTAAAACAGCAAATTCTAAAATGTCATCATTCAGATAATATAAATACAACTAATAACAATACATATGCACTGGACACCACCATAGACATTGTGTATAACATATGCTTTAAGACATACATAAAAAATGGGTACATATTTCACACTAGTTGAATGTAAAGATGGAATGATATTTGAAGCAAAACAAGTTGTCCACACATTTATGTACTCCTAAGAGTCTTGACTAACCCCCACACAAACATGTGAGGGCCAGTTATAATTCCCAACCCTAACTCTGGATTCTACCACATTCTGCAATACAAGTTGTTGAATATTTGGTAAATCATAGGTAAAGTCAAGACACCTTCATTGGCGACAGCCTGCAGGAAGTCCCTGACTCTCCCTACCACTGGGCTCGTCTCATGGCAGCTCACCTCCCCAGCCTCATCAAACCTGGACAGGAAAGGAACAATAGGCAAGATTCATGTCATGTCTGCAATGCTTTACTCAGTGTGTACTGTGTTGACAAAGTACTTAACATTACATAGATATAAAAATGCTCATGAGAGAATCATTGTATGTAGATAGAGATATCATACAAAAGACTGCCTCAGCTGATATTTTCCATCCTTTGGCATTCCACAGAATTTAGAGATGGTGTAAAATAACGACAGTGATACAAgtacatgttgaaaaaaatattgtacagtATTATCATGTTGGATAAATCTTTTCCATCATTTCAATCCTATGTGAAACATGAATTCCCACAAATTGACCAATCTATTACAAGCTTAGTTGTAAGGTAACACTAACCTGATATGTGTGCGGCTTTGTGTGTGGATGTTCAGCATCTTGGAACGCTTTCCAACTTTTCTCTGGTGGAAGTTCACATGACTATGAGAAAATCTCGGCAAGTCCTTGAACCTGATCAGGAGGTATATGAAAAGGTAAGCAGCACATCCAAAGTAAATAGTTGTAAAAATGGCGTTAACTAGCATCTTTCATTCTAGTTTTAGTACAACTGCCATCCACTGTTACATATATagctgcatgtacattgtaacctTATGTCCAATTTTTACCTTGTAGCTGGTGGTCGAGCAAATTTGAGGCCAATGACACCAAAAGTCGACTCCATCTTTGCAGCTGGGTCAGAGCTTGCTTGGTCCTGTTTtgtggggtcagaggtcagctctGTCTCCTCTACCACTTTTTGTTTACTGGTTTCCTCGGCCTCTGCTGCTGGTGTTTCCTCTTCATCTAGTTCATGACTAAAAGATAAAGCAACCTTGAATCAAGGCACAGCTTAAAAAGATGCCAAGAAGATATacttcgcagggatttaattttgtggcagGGAAAAAAAATGGCTGTTGTTACACGTACCTCCTTTTCATCTTAATTGGTCGCTCTTCTGGAGGGTCCTCATCACCATCTGTGTTACCATGGCGACTGCCACCTGGTGCCCCAAGGATGACCGTTGTCCCAGGCTTTGATGTAGACTGACCATCTAAGGACCAGAGACATCATTCAGATTGTGTTGCAAGTGAAATTTCTGTTTTGCTACTGTTACTCGATGGCTATGGTTTTGAGATTTATCACATATCAGTAGGTGGAGACCCTTAAGTCCACTGGTAAGGAGGAATCCATAAGGCCAtactgacttgattatatggatgacatctgtatgtgcatcaattttcatccatttccTAAAGAAAAGTTTGCAACAATACTGTAAGGTTTGCATCTGTTTTGTGCAAGCAATTGTTTTTGCCATGTGCAGCAAATgagttgaaaatgtatttcaagtcCCAACTAGATTCCACCAAAGTCAGAGAAGAAGAcacaaaagaacaaaacagaATTTATTGATAAGTTAACCATtatctgtgtgttcaacttccctGACCACTAAGATTTGGGGCCAGCTATTATATTTCATTTACATGCTTGTATCAGTTTTAATCAAATCAGTGTGGCTAATTCATGATATCCAATAGATACGTGTAGTATGACATTTTAAAGTTATATCTTTACCTGAATCCGGTCCAGTTTTAGTTGATTGCTGCTTCCTTTTTTCTCCAGTTTGGCCATCACTGGGCTCTGCATCCTCTGACAGGTAAGTAGTAACAGGTTCTTTTATTGTTTTCCAATGGTCAGACTTTTCACTGCCCTTTTCAATGCAGTTTTCTGAGTGGCTAGCCACCTGTTTCTGTAAATGATGAGGTATGTCAAGCATGGAGTTTGATTGGGCTGTTCTGGTTTCCTCACATGATGACACATTGACACCTTTCTGATCTAAGGAATGTGACTTTGATATGAAACAAGATTGATCAGTGGTGATCTTTCCCAATGTGGAAACTTGACATTCTGGACCAGGATTACTTTCCTCTGATTGGACTAATCTCTCCTCCCCAGTTTGATCCCACCAATCAGCAGGCTGCTCCTTCCCTCTCCAGTACACAAACTGCTGGTATATTTGGTAGTAAACCTCCCACCAATGTTGTTCCCACAGTTTTTGATCCTCCCCAACACCAGCCTCCATTGTCTCTGCTTCTCCTACTGGTGCAGGatttgtaggtacatgtaggtccatTGATTCTTGGTGAGGAAGCAACATGTCAATGTTGCTCTCCGCCTCAGATTGACAACGTTCTGTGGGCACCATGCTTGCTGAATGATGACTATTACAATGTTCTTGGGAGGATGTGATCTGACTGTCCAGCTGAGAGTAATCTGTATCACTCCTTTCAATAAGCTCTGTTGCACCTCCAGCGGTCTCTGTTGCTTggcaactactagtacttgtctCCCCAGTGCTCCCAGGGTGACCattgtcaccatggttacctgTGTACTCTGGATACCTCTCAGACCAACTCTGCCACACAAGGTATTCCCCGTAACTTGTCCAGTAGTCTTCCCACTGCTGCTGTAAGTCAGCACTGGAGTCTTCCCTATCTGTCAGTTGTTGTGAAGTTAGCAATTCTTCTCCAGGCCCTTGAAACTCACCATTGTAGATATTTTCCACCTCAGCAGGGCAGTCAGCATCAGAATACTGTTGGCTGTTGTGGTAGGCATGGTTCTTTTTACTTCTTGAACTTCTTGACTTTTGCCTGCTCCTGTTGCCATAATGTTGAGAGTTTCTTGTCTATATGGGAATGGACAAACATAGGTGTAATACCAGTACAACATGGTCAATAATATATGTCTAGACACAGCATTACCAAAGTTTTGAACATGTCATTACAATACTTGTTCATTCTGTGTTGTACAATCTCCATCCAACAGGATAGAATGTACATCAACAAATTTGAAGACTGATAATTTTTGCTTCTTTACTTAATCTTTCTGTACATCTATACTTCCAACACAATTTGATGAAACCATATTCTAGCGAttctcatcaatattttcaGGGATCAATACAATTTGGCCCTTTACCAATTTGGCCCAGTCAAACCGGCCCAAAGCCCTGGTCAACTCGGGTCAACATCCTTGTCAACTCAAAAAGgattagggttggggttaggctGGTAAGGGTTACGGCGCTAGGCCAAGTTGACTAGGGTATTGGGCCAAGTTGGTCTGATTAGCCTTTGGAGGAGTTGGTAAAAGGACGAAGCTGAGCATCCAACATCTATATTTCCCACCTTTTGGGCGCTTGTTCTGTCCCCCAGAAAGCTGGTGGGCAGTCCCATCGCCAACATCATGGCCATCTCCTCATCAACATCAGCACCGGCCTGCTTTTCCGACTCTCCTATATCTTCATAGGCTTCACAAACACATTCCTCCGAGGATGCAGCAACATCGTCTTCTTTTGGTTCTGACTGAATGAACAGAGTACCCCTCAAATTTTTCTGTCTAGTGTCTTGTGTATCATATGTCCCTGTGTGGTCACTAGAGCTCCTCAAACTGTCAGCATCCTCCACATTACTGTCCTGAGATGACTCTATCCCATTCATCAAACCTTTCCTGCTTGGATCTGTACAGCATCGTGACTGGTAGACTTCACAGCTGGGAATGGTAGCAACATCTCCCTCATGACCATCCTTACTACCATGACAAATATCTgaaaattcttcactttcctcTTCACAGTAGTTCTCGCTACCTGTTGTGTCCTGTTGACTGACATTTTCACCTTCACTTTCACTATAGCTTTCAGCTTTGCCCTCCAGTCCCAACTTATACTGCCAGAAGTCACTGAATGCAGAGATCAAGAGCATTGTTTTTAAGCCATTTCAAAAGAAAGTCTGTTGATTACTATAAGTATAATACAACAATTCGTTTTATTTTCAAAGCATTATACATACCAGTATATCatgcttgtaacgttataatgcaCAATGTGTCAATCCATGTCAAATGAAGAATCAGAGTTGCAGCTATTAGTTGACCTGATTCTTGCTTACCAATGACTCAGGTATTACTGTACACATAAATGCATCTAGTGACACAATTGATATGAAAATTGAAATGGTTTTAAGTGCTTTGCTGGATGTGTGCAATACTACAATAAATTGTGCATCAAGCTTAGCAAGGTGATCAAGGCAACTAGTATTTGTGAATGATCATGTCAATTTGATTATTCCATTTTTCCATTGTGTGGTGTTACATGTTTATGCTAGTTGTTTTGTTAGCATTTATTGCTGTCATCATCCTGGCACAGAAAGTTTTAACTTACTTCAGAAACACCCTTGTACAGCAGCAGGTCACAgcctctgacctctgacctccatcCAGATACATCTTGATGTCTGCCACACGCTGCCACTGGAAGTTGAACGGCTTCATACCCCAGTCTGACTCAAACATGTTACAGTAAGTACACAAACAAGTAGCAACTCCAAGTCCCCTAGCCTGACGCGCCCAAACGTTTTCTAAAAAAGTTAAACATATCTTTTTACCACATTATTACATATAACATATAAACGTAATTTTAGTAGTGTAGGTGGTTGTTGTTGCTATGAAAAGACCACTTGTCGCTTCGTCAGCTTCTACTTGTCTCTTGTAGTTTCCACGCTCAGTGCGTCGACTAGCCGACGTGATcgatgtgcccccctccccacaataTTTGTAAAACATGTAATGATGGACCTCATTATCCACTGTTGAgtaagattttcaaaattttcaatcACATCTAAGTAGCACCCTTATTAACTCACCTTATGATATAAGAAAATAACGTGACAATGAAGTCGCTGCAGCAAAATTAACGTCGCCAGGTGATCACCGGTCTACTATCACATGGAGGCGGCCATTGTGATCAGACGAATCCACTTTTGAAAGGGGTAGGCAAATGTTGTAGACAGAAGATGTTCGGTTCCGTTTCCATAAGTTTGACCTACAGTACTAAAAAGaaataatgtttgaaaaaagaaataatcaTTGTCCAtgctgtctgtagccgccacgcatcaacaaatgatgcacGCGACCGATTGATATTCATGGCCTTTAATACCGATACTTTTTAACCTATGTACCGGGCTGTACCACTGGGGATTGGCATGAAACTTGAGTAGCTTATTTGACGACTACAAATACGGTGAGTGTATCTGAAACTTTGGTAACGTTAGggtttgaaaattgcaaaaatttGCTTTCAACCTTGTCCATGTACGacataaatgaagaaaatgttCTGCTTAAGTGGTCCAGTTAGTTGCCATTGGTACAAATGTGCTGAGGTAAGGTAACGTTATAAAGAAAACTAGATAAACATTCGTAAACTCTCATTTGGCAGAGAGGCGGGAtattggcgacgcctcaggggtcagcctaatacatttgtagtatagTGTGTGACAAGAATTCACAAAATTccaggaatttttccacagaCATGTCAGGATTTTTTGTTGTGTTATCCATTTAGAGGGGAATGACTCGAagatgggttgacggatcttcatgatatttggaaattCGAATCTACGTAGATACTAAGATAGTCTCAGAGATGCCTTTCACAATTAACGTGTAAATGCTAACCATGCAAATCATGAGCTAATtcgcataatcaatgaggacaGTTTGTAAACACACTGCATTTCTGGTATAGTATG comes from Branchiostoma floridae strain S238N-H82 chromosome 2, Bfl_VNyyK, whole genome shotgun sequence and encodes:
- the LOC118409381 gene encoding trimethylguanosine synthase-like, translated to MKPFNFQWQRVADIKMYLDGGQRSEAVTCCCTRVFLNDFWQYKLGLEGKAESYSESEGENVSQQDTTGSENYCEEESEEFSDICHGSKDGHEGDVATIPSCEVYQSRCCTDPSRKGLMNGIESSQDSNVEDADSLRSSSDHTGTYDTQDTRQKNLRGTLFIQSEPKEDDVAASSEECVCEAYEDIGESEKQAGADVDEEMAMMLAMGLPTSFLGDRTSAQKTRNSQHYGNRSRQKSRSSRSKKNHAYHNSQQYSDADCPAEVENIYNGEFQGPGEELLTSQQLTDREDSSADLQQQWEDYWTSYGEYLVWQSWSERYPEYTGNHGDNGHPGSTGETSTSSCQATETAGGATELIERSDTDYSQLDSQITSSQEHCNSHHSASMVPTERCQSEAESNIDMLLPHQESMDLHVPTNPAPVGEAETMEAGVGEDQKLWEQHWWEVYYQIYQQFVYWRGKEQPADWWDQTGEERLVQSEESNPGPECQVSTLGKITTDQSCFISKSHSLDQKGVNVSSCEETRTAQSNSMLDIPHHLQKQVASHSENCIEKGSEKSDHWKTIKEPVTTYLSEDAEPSDGQTGEKRKQQSTKTGPDSDGQSTSKPGTTVILGAPGGSRHGNTDGDEDPPEERPIKMKRSHELDEEETPAAEAEETSKQKVVEETELTSDPTKQDQASSDPAAKMESTFGVIGLKFARPPATRFKDLPRFSHSHVNFHQRKVGKRSKMLNIHTQSRTHIRFDEAGEVSCHETSPVVGRVRDFLQAVANEETGTEDSSQDLDSQPSTSQAEDNEARKPFLAEKESRHLTSEEDSSSSDSSDSESEDSISKETTLAPVQTKKDESETEETGSESDSSDNVTLSCKITNARQTDTEVTGDRQTDDTPCIRDSPTLPSPKAPVVDTTGINTSPLKKRRKKRRRRPMTPPLPMPPDVKDDPEIMKYWAQRYRLFSRFDHGIKMDREGWFSVTPEKIAHHIAERCRCDLIIDAFCGVGGNAIQFAFTCERVIAIDIDPVKLECARHNAAIYGVADRIEFLQGDYLHLAEGLKADVVFLSPPWGGPDYLTADVFDIKTMIVPDGYEIFEKTKQITDNIAYFVPRNADVEQLVSLAGPGGKVEVEQNFLNRKLKTVTAYYGELVDE